In Vespula vulgaris chromosome 7, iyVesVulg1.1, whole genome shotgun sequence, a single window of DNA contains:
- the LOC127064962 gene encoding solute carrier organic anion transporter family member 1A5-like, with protein MAIHLQEVVRSEVEGGLSGPANPIPSQSMDCGCRQLPCPKLAKFATRRMFVGLLCWVGLFQAASSTYFYIIGPTIARRFQFNPYLIDWVLVTSELTPFFLGLIVAYWGDKIHRASWIGALVLLQCASYVILIIPHLTHKVRIIEETLNVTHMSLYADDSPDLCSASTSRLIVEEDDTCYFTLAILILVQVLVGMANIAYYALGISYLDDNTKKQHVAGFFGIIIAVKVIGILLGYILAWGCLRVDAEDLKIVESYQEQIGAWWLGFPILAIAMIIPGLFLSWFPRRLPSEVVEQAAASILDRAGTLTLHRLKSIDHKIGTPNFCAMLRRLIINKILICNILASAFCATALLNFMTHENIILESRYQIPRPTGMLLGFGDPFHSRLISTILKPVLIGLIIIISGLVLSKAKPRATFIAGYNFIMTVLATITIFALVFAYCDMLPIVGMNKRSITLLKYCNKDCRCSRDSDFRPTCDTRGMFTFYTPCHAGCTSINYIDNVKIYSGCSCIEDMTGQGNLDAKDGPCGSSSCQIGWLAFEFGTLLSYALIASTFVGDLLINLRSVYRQDKASSIGFWMMWVALFVNVQGKILYQTIANMTCIHWGNKRTICHLHDNKKLGNYMFLLTTVLLVICIFFKILVWIFCRNLMIYGKSVKENEEDKAQELMPIQQPSTNSDKSGNNGIVTCPQFFETTEKEAVQDTAKLKTKEEEDDEESKRPLIYGPLGPGNRRKTSNDVQQDRPRKQKTRNLETDDEFDSSSDESKKNSSPKIAYKPLELDSDVEGDLGSTAARSRKRVLSKDYDEFTERSSSSLSSKRREFPNPDDYGDPRSIRSVSTKDRKAYEDGSSKTSSFEYSKTERFKKGDFNEVGIPIVEYHPQSSDNSTGKDSIFLKDVKSLISKYEQHSSQEKLEDDRVSIKSAGKTGIPLVAMTQPRLSSGQASSGFGSLRESSSDPRGTPSPKNSSIKGSKGALCTDL; from the exons ATGGCTATCCATCTTCAAGAAGTGGTAAGATCGGAAGTGGAAGGTGGTTTATCAGGGCCGGCTAATCCAATACCCAGCCAATCGATGGATTGTGGATGTAGACAATTACCATGTCCAAAATTAGCAAAATTTGCAACAAGACGTATGTTCGTTGGATTGTTATGTTGGGTCGGCCTTTTTCAAGCTGCTTCAtcgacatatttttatattattggtCCTACGATAGCAAGAAGGTTTCAATTCAATCCTTATTTGATAG ATTGGGTATTGGTAACCTCAGAATTAACACCTTTTTTTCTTGGCCTGATCGTTGCATACTGGGGTGACAAAATTCACAGAGCATCATGGATAGGTGCTTTGGTATTATTGCAATGTGCTAGTTACGTGATATTGATAATACCACATCTAACTCATAAAGTTAgaattatcgaagaaacgtTGAATGTGACGCATATGTCTCTATACGCAG ACGATAGTCCGGATTTATGTTCGGCCAGTACATCCAGGCTAATAGTGGAAGAGGATGACACGTGTTATTTCACTCTAGCAATCTTAATTTTGGTACAAGTTTTAGTAGGTATGGCTAATATAGCCTACTATGCACTTGGTATATCCTATCTCGATGATAATACCAAAAAACAGCATGTAGCGGGATTTTTTGGTATCATAATCGCAGTGAAAGTCATCGGTATTCTTCTGGGATACATTCTCGCTTGGGGTTGTCTTCg GGTAGACGCGGAGGATTTGAAAATTGTGGAATCTTATCAAGAACAGATAGGTGCTTGGTGGCTTGGCTTTCCCATACTCGCAATAGCCATGATAATTCCTGGTTTATTTCTCTCGTGGTTTCCTAGAAGATTACCTTCTGAG GTAGTGGAACAGGCAGCTGCTTCGATACTCGATCGTGCGGGTACACTAACTCTTCATCGTCTAAAATCAATCGATCATAAAATTGGCACTCCAAACTTTTGTGCGATGCTCAGAAGGCTAATCATAAACAAGATATTGATATGCAATATTCTTGCTTCGGCCTTTTGTGCCACTGCTCTCTTGAATTTCATGACACACGAGAATATCATTCTGGAATCTAGATATCAAATACCCAGACCCACAGGAATGTTGCTCGGATTTGGGGATCCCTTTCATTCTAGATTAATCTCGACTATTTTGAAACCAGTTTTGATTGGACTGATCATAATTATATCTGGATTGGTATTGTCCAAAGCTAAGCCACGAGCAACATTTATAGCCGGTTACAACTTCATTATGACAGTTTTAGCAACTATTACAATATTTGCTTTGGTATTTGCATATTGTGATATGCTACCGATTGTTGGGATGAATAAAAGATC AATCACTTTGTTGAAATACTGCAACAAGGATTGCCGTTGCTCGAGAGATTCCGATTTTCGGCCAACCTGCGACACTAGAGGCATGTTCACATTTTATACGCCTTGTCACGCTGGTTGTACATCTATAAACTACATAGACAATGTCAAGATCTATAGTGGTTGCAGTTGCATCGAAGATATGACGGGACAAGGAAACCTAGATGCTAAGGATGGTCCATGTGGCTCGTCTAGTTGTCAAATCGGATGGCTAGCTTTTGAA TTTGGTACTTTGCTCAGCTATGCTTTGATCGCTTCCACTTTCGTTGGTGATCTATTGATCAATCTCAGATCAGTCTATAGACAAGATAAAGCGAGTAGCATAGGATTTTGGATGATGTGGGTTGCACTTTTTGTCAATGTACAGGGCAAGATTCTTTATCAAACGATTGCGAATATGACATGTATACATTGGGGTAATAAAAGGACTATATGCCATCTTCACGACAATAAAAAACTTGGAAATTATATGTTCCTCTTGACGACTGTACTACTAGTTATctgcattttttttaagattttggTATGGATTTTCTGTagaaatttaatgatatatggTAAATcggtaaaagaaaacgaagaagacaaGGCCCAGGAATTGATGCCAATTCAACAACCTTCGACGAATTCCGATAAATCTGGTAACAacg GTATCGTTACATGTCCACAATTTTTCGAAActacagaaaaagaagcagTACAAGATACAGCTAAACTaaagacaaaagaagaagaagatgatgaggAATCGAAACGTCCTTTAATATACGGCCCTCTGGGTCCAGGAAATCGACGAAAGACCAGTAACGACGTTCAACAGGATCGTCCTAGAAAACAGAAAACTCGAAATCTTGAAACGGACGACGAGTTCGATAGTTCCAGCGACGAAAGTAAGAAGAATTCTAGCCCTAAGATCGCTTATAAACCATTGGAACTAGACTCGGACGTTGAAGGCGATCTTGGAAGTACAGCAGCAAGATCTCGAAAGCGTGTCCTTAGTAAGGATTATGATGAATTCACGGAAAGATCGAGCTCGTCGTTGAGCTCGAAAAGACGAGAATTTCCAAATCCAGATGATTACGGAGACCCAAGATCGATAAGGAGCGTTTCTACGAAGGATCGAAAAGCATATGAAGATGGATCATCCAAAACAAGTAGTTTTGAGTATTCCAAGACGGAGAGATTCAAGAAAGGAGACTTCAATGAAGTTGGTATACCAATAGTCGAATACCATCCTCAAAGTTCCGATAATTCGACTGGAAAAGATTCTATATTCTTGAAAGACGTTAAATCGTTGATAAGCAAATATGAACAACATTCGAGCCAAGAAAAATTGGAGGATGATCGAGTGTCTATCAAATCAGCTGGCAAGACTGGTATTCCTCTCGTTGCTATGACTCAACCCAGACTCTCTTCTGGGCAAGCCTCCTCAGGATTTGGCAGCTTGAGGGAAAGCTCCTCCGATCCTCGAGGAACTCCCAGTCCAAAGAACTCTTCTATCAAGGGTAGCAAAGGGGCACTCTGTACCGATTTGTGA